In a single window of the Tigriopus californicus strain San Diego chromosome 2, Tcal_SD_v2.1, whole genome shotgun sequence genome:
- the LOC131877132 gene encoding speckle-type POZ protein B-like: MKGNGTYSYLEPLISEVEHIFVIDDFASRIESGLFHKESLFSSEFGNIHPSDPKLTMIFQMEVKFDRFELYDVNGKLLQINCPFIAVRLHAKGLKQDRSVEFQPKGKCQFTILDDFEHPIKESEDNQMHSSGVRSWYVEKFLCLDDPRTYLCESGALVLRSHLTLNLGDRIPKRSYKREDQSLDVSKALSQRLSRESYPDIYLVSQGLRFPCHKHMLASCSEVFEAMFSQENSSEAISNEVKIEDIDPDTLEKVLDFVYKDKVVDFEGLAINLIYAAEKYNLENLKILAVQRAVQQINVMNVSEVLILGDRVQSNTLKEAAMDFILRNIQSVRSSAGWKELTQNFGNLVDEVLGELL; encoded by the coding sequence atgaaaggcaacGGCACCTACAGTTATTTGGAGCCCCTGATCTCGGAAGTGGAACACATCTTCGTCATTGATGATTTTGCGTCCCGGATTGAAAGTGGCCTTTTCCACAAAGAGTCGCTCTTTTCCAGCGAATTCGGAAATATTCATCCGTCCGATCCGAAGCTGACAATGATCTTTCAAATGGAAGTCAAGTTTGATCGATTCGAGCTCTATGATGTCAATGGAAAACTCTTGCAAATCAACTGTCCGTTCATTGCAGTGCGACTTCATGCCAAGGGCCTCAAACAGGATCGTTCGGTGGAGTTTCAACCCAAAGGGAAGTGTCAATTCACCATCCTCGACGACTTTGAACATCCCATCAAGGAGTCGGAAGACAATCAAATGCACTCAAGTGGGGTTCGGAGTTGGTATGTGGAGAAATTTCTGTGCTTGGACGATCCGAGAACCTATTTATGCGAAAGCGGTGCCTTAGTTCTTCGCAGTCATCTAACACTCAATCTCGGAGATCGAATCCCAAAGCGATCCTACAAACGAGAGGACCAGAGTCTGGATGTGTCCAAGGCTCTAAGTCAGCGTTTATCCAGAGAGTCCTATCCGGACATTTACCTTGTAAGCCAAGGCCTTCGGTTCCCCTGTCACAAGCACATGTTGGCCTCTTGTTCCGAAGTGTTCGAGGCCATGTTCTCCCAAGAAAACAGTTCTGAAGCGATTTCCAACGAGGTCAAGATCGAGGACATCGACCCTGACACTCTTGAAAAAGTGCTCGATTTTGTTTACAAGGACAAAGTGGTGGACTTTGAAGGCTTGGCCATCAACCTCATATATGCGGCCGAGAAATACAACTTGGAAAACCTGAAGATCTTGGCCGTTCAACGGGCCGTCCAACAAATTAACGTGATGAATGTGAGCGAGGTCTTGATCCTAGGGGATCGAGTCCAATCCAATACCTTGAAAGAGGCTGCTATGGATTTCATTCTACGAAACATCCAATCAGTGCGTTCAAGTGCAGGGTGGAAGGAGCTCACCCAAAATTTCGGCAACTTGGTGGATGAAGTCTTGGGTGAATTACTTTGA
- the LOC131877133 gene encoding lachesin-like isoform X2: MMRRDTPPIKMLWIGHVFNIFLMLSNCDRVGTVSDPWRRRPQYQDFGLPSLFPPTLSPHQISTTETVVEEPIFDSSLVTNMTAQLGQTAHLHCKILNIKKGHPVSWIRRRDMHILTVDQAVFTKDARFLMHHLPESSQWTLMIKYLQKRDEGTYVCQVSTQTGVKSHYFNLLVTVPTAFILGSDEYHTQAGNAISLVCIIENSMDPPQYVFWYHNDQLINYDRVSRISIKTDPGPKTHTRLIINDVIKEDSGNYTCTAPNTKPSTIDVYVSPGDKTLSLSDHSHASSPHHALQSPHLLLVQWASIWIAIFLVGGSSFLHSSSPNPDHHPLSTRSLSQSSTLNPR, encoded by the exons ATGATGAGAAGGGACACCCCCCCAATCAAGATGTTATGGATTGGTCACGTGTTCAACATCTTTCTCATGCTCTCGAATTGTGACAGGGTTGGAACTGTTTCTG ATCCCTGGCGTCGGCGACCTCAATACCAAGATTTCGGTCTTCCATCGCTGTTCCCGCCCACATTGTCGCCCCATCAGATCTCCACCACCGAGACCGTGGTGGAGGAGCCAATATTTGACAGCAGTCTGGTCACTAACATGACTGCCCAGTTGGGGCAAACGGCCCATCTGCATTGCAAAATCCTCAACATCAAGAAGGGACATCCA gtCTCGTGGATCCGTCGACGGGACATGCATATCTTAACCGTGGACCAAGCCGTGTTCACCAAGGACGCGAGATTCCTCATGCATCACTTGCCAGAGAGCAGTCAATGGACTCTTATGATCAAGTATTTGCAGAAAAGGGACGAGGGAACGTATGTGTGCCAG GTCAGCACCCAAACGGGCGTGAAATCCCATTATTTCAACCTTTTGGTGACAGTGCCCACGGCGTTCATTTTGGGCAGTGACGAATACCACACTCAAGCCGGGAATGCCATCTCCTTAGTTTGTATCATCGAAAAT AGTATGGACCCGCCTCAATATGTGTTTTGGTATCACAATGACCAACTGATCAATTATGACCGAGTGAGCCGGATATCCATCAAAACCGATCCAG GTCCGAAAACTCACACTCGACTCATCATCAACGATGTGATCAAAGAGGATTCCGGGAACTACACTTGCACCGCTCCCAATACCAAGCCATCGACCATTGACGTCTATGTGTCTCCAG GCGACAAGACCTTGTCATTGAGTGACCACAGTCACGCCTCATCGCCTCATCACGCATTGCAGTCACCCCACCTCCTTCTCGTTCAATGGGCCTCCATTTGGATAGCCATCTTTCTGGTCGGAGGATCGTCTTTTCTGCATTCCTCGTCACCCAACCCAGATCATCATCCCCTGTCCACGCGATCCTTATCACAATCATCAACTTTGAATCCAAGATGA
- the LOC131877133 gene encoding lachesin-like isoform X1, with protein MLYKMMRRDTPPIKMLWIGHVFNIFLMLSNCDRVGTVSDPWRRRPQYQDFGLPSLFPPTLSPHQISTTETVVEEPIFDSSLVTNMTAQLGQTAHLHCKILNIKKGHPVSWIRRRDMHILTVDQAVFTKDARFLMHHLPESSQWTLMIKYLQKRDEGTYVCQVSTQTGVKSHYFNLLVTVPTAFILGSDEYHTQAGNAISLVCIIENSMDPPQYVFWYHNDQLINYDRVSRISIKTDPGPKTHTRLIINDVIKEDSGNYTCTAPNTKPSTIDVYVSPGDKTLSLSDHSHASSPHHALQSPHLLLVQWASIWIAIFLVGGSSFLHSSSPNPDHHPLSTRSLSQSSTLNPR; from the exons ATGATGAGAAGGGACACCCCCCCAATCAAGATGTTATGGATTGGTCACGTGTTCAACATCTTTCTCATGCTCTCGAATTGTGACAGGGTTGGAACTGTTTCTG ATCCCTGGCGTCGGCGACCTCAATACCAAGATTTCGGTCTTCCATCGCTGTTCCCGCCCACATTGTCGCCCCATCAGATCTCCACCACCGAGACCGTGGTGGAGGAGCCAATATTTGACAGCAGTCTGGTCACTAACATGACTGCCCAGTTGGGGCAAACGGCCCATCTGCATTGCAAAATCCTCAACATCAAGAAGGGACATCCA gtCTCGTGGATCCGTCGACGGGACATGCATATCTTAACCGTGGACCAAGCCGTGTTCACCAAGGACGCGAGATTCCTCATGCATCACTTGCCAGAGAGCAGTCAATGGACTCTTATGATCAAGTATTTGCAGAAAAGGGACGAGGGAACGTATGTGTGCCAG GTCAGCACCCAAACGGGCGTGAAATCCCATTATTTCAACCTTTTGGTGACAGTGCCCACGGCGTTCATTTTGGGCAGTGACGAATACCACACTCAAGCCGGGAATGCCATCTCCTTAGTTTGTATCATCGAAAAT AGTATGGACCCGCCTCAATATGTGTTTTGGTATCACAATGACCAACTGATCAATTATGACCGAGTGAGCCGGATATCCATCAAAACCGATCCAG GTCCGAAAACTCACACTCGACTCATCATCAACGATGTGATCAAAGAGGATTCCGGGAACTACACTTGCACCGCTCCCAATACCAAGCCATCGACCATTGACGTCTATGTGTCTCCAG GCGACAAGACCTTGTCATTGAGTGACCACAGTCACGCCTCATCGCCTCATCACGCATTGCAGTCACCCCACCTCCTTCTCGTTCAATGGGCCTCCATTTGGATAGCCATCTTTCTGGTCGGAGGATCGTCTTTTCTGCATTCCTCGTCACCCAACCCAGATCATCATCCCCTGTCCACGCGATCCTTATCACAATCATCAACTTTGAATCCAAGATGA